The genomic DNA CCACACCCCTCACCTGGAGGCGGCTGGTCATGTCACTGCggagctgctccttcagccCTGTGTCCCGGCGGCTCACCAGCCCCTCCAGCAGCGCCAGGACGTCCCCAGAGGGTGGCTCTCCCCCTGCCGCCACTGCTGCCGCCCCCCGCTGCAGCTCCCACCGCGACACCTCAGCCTCCAGCGCCTCGAAGCGCTTCTCCAGGGCCTGGAAGCGAGCCAGGAGCCGGTGCTCACcccgcagcccctgcagagACAAAGGCAGGGTGCAATGCAGCCCCGTGGGGAGGTACAGACCCTCAGGCGTCCAGCTGCTTCACAGGGACCCCTGTGAAAGTGGATCCAGGCCACCTGGTCCTCAGAGTCAGTGACATCTTATTAATCTGCTGCATCCCAGCAGAGGGCAGATGTTACCCCTGCTCCATGCCTGGGACACCCTGAGAGCAAGATGGCCACAGCTGAAGAAGCCATTTCCACCAGCATGGGGCCACTATCTGCCTCATTCTCCACCCCAGCATCTGCtggtccctcctgccccatctcACAGGATCGATGGGAGCTCCTTCCATCCAGAAAAGGGAGAGCCGGCCAGAGCATCCTCTGGAGCCAAACCCAGCCAAACTTCCCCATCTGCTGGAAGGTCTCCTTCAGCCACGGACCACACTGTCCTGGCTCTCCCTGCAAGGCACCCACCCCACCTGGACCACCGCTGACCCTTCCCCAAGGCTTACCTGGTCCAGCGCAGTCAGGTCCCCTGCCCCAGGCACATCGGAGGAGGAAAGCTTTCCAGCTCCCCACCATGGGAAGGCGGGGAGGCTGAGCGTCGACAGCCCATATGGGTAGAAGTACCAAGCTCCTGGGCATGCAGGGGAATGAGATGGTTAAAATGGCAGGCCAGTAATAGGCTGTAGTGGGGGACAGGGTGGAtgtgcaggggctcagccaCCAGCATGGCTTGGAGTTACCAGGAGGACCTAGTGCAGGGGTGGGGATGCAGCAGGGTACCAGGAATCATGAGCTAAGGGCCATCCTGCCCCCCAGGTACATCAGTGGGATGCTCTGTGCTGCCCCAGATCTCAGGGCAACAGATTGAGCTGGGTCGACTTACCataggcagcagcagcaaggagcaggagaagcaggagcagaagcagggACCTCTTCACCTGTGGGTAGCGCCTGGAGATGAAAGAGGTGCCTGAAGGACAGCAGACGCCTTCCCCCACCACAGCACTTCTCTGGATGGGGGCCAGAGGGAAAGCAAAGCCCAGCCAGGTTTTGGCACAAGATGCCCACCCCGTGCATgccggggtctgcagggcaccCCCTCTCCGGGGCCCTGCAGGTTTTTCCCACGCCTCCCCCATCCTGCTGTCGCACCACCATGCTCACCTGGAGAAGGGGACGCTGCCCAGGCGGGGAGCCGTGCCGGTCAGGCGGtgccaggcagctgccagccccGAGAACAGCCACCCCACAAACCGAACTACCAGGAGAGAAACACAGCCTCAGGCAGGGCCCCGCCAGAGATGTCCCCTCTGTCCATGAGGATGCTCCCACCCTCCACCTGATCAGGGACAAGCGCACACAGTGCGTAGGGAGGGGAGATGCCGGCGAGGAAGAAAGGTGATGCTAGAAACCCACCCACTGGGCCCCCCACTCACCCGGGGCGGTGAACACCTGCCAGAGGAAGGAGCCCACCCGGGAGGCTGCGGTCCTCAGCCCCGACCCAGAGCTACTCTGGCCTGAGTAAAAGtgacctggaaaaaaagaagtgaggCATTAAGTCAAAAACCCAGAGCCTGCGTCCCTGTGCATCACCCAGGGCAAAGGCTGTGCACAGGAGGTGGCATGCAGGGGGTGCTGGCAGCACCCTGGGCACAGCCAGGCCCTGGGCTGGTCCCCTTGGGGACACCTCTCACAGCACCCCTATCACCACAGAGAGGCTGGTGCATCCCTACCATTATAGTCATCTTCCGAGGAGTACCCAGACGAAGAGGCATAGGTGTCATATGTCTTGCTCTCCAGCAGCCCGTTGATCTTACTGGATTCAGTGTCCCCTGTGCCTCTTCTTCTCCTGGTGGAGAGCTCCCCGCCTGCCCCCAAAACAGAGAGTCCCCCTGAGAAACCACCCACCACCATCCCCACATGCGGCCAACCCAGTCAGCTGGCTCGGGTGGCTGTCCCAATGCCCCTTCAGTGCCCAGGGAGGTCCCCAGACGCTgcgagagggagggagggctcaCCCCAGTACGTGCTGCTGTCCAGGGCATCGTCCAGCAcggagctgcccagggcagcgaggCCCCGGCTGCCCCCCAGGTAGGACTCGCTCATCATGGACTCGCTGTAGTAGGAGGtttgggtgctgggggcaggagagagGCGCTTCGTGCTGCTCAATTTCCTCCTGATCGTCCTGCCCAGGGTGAGAACGGGCTCATCAGCCATGTGCGCTTACGGAGTGGGAGGTGTCACAGTGCACCCACGGGGGACAAGTGGGGAATTCGCCCCAACCCCTTGTCCGGCATCACTTCCTTCTGCCCCACCTCCACCGTACCGGACGGTGACAGGTTTCGGAAGGTGCAACCGCTGCTTTGCAAAAGGCCTTCCCGCCCGTCCCCGGGCAGCTGCCGGCACCGCTTCCGCTCGCACCGCTGCGGTTTTCCGGCCCGGCGCTCGCAgcacctccctccctccctcccgccatcGAGCCGGAGGCGGTGGCAgcggctgggagggggcacagagCCACCCCGAGCCACCCGCGGTGGCCTCCTGcactggggcagggggggcacagAGGTGCCGGGGCGGGGAGTACGGGGCTTTTGCCAGAGCGGGGGCACAGCCAGTGCCAAGGTGGCCGGCAGCCATGCCGAAACGCAGCGAGCTCGCTGTCATGTTCCTTTCTGCAAGCCGCCCTGATGCCCCACCCCAGGACGGCGCTCGGTCCTTGGCGCGGGATGGAGCGCCCTGGCCACGTTTGGGAGGAGGTTCCCCCCAGCCTCTGCACCCCACTAACCTGCCGGTGCTCTCCTTGaaggggagctgctgcccccccagcagggagctgctgctggtcgTGGCATCGTCGTCCCCAGGGTAATAGCGAGTGGTGACGAGGCGCTGGCTGCGGCGGGACATGGTGGTGGcacgggggtgggggggtcacggTTCACCTGGGGGGCCCGGGAGAGAGGAAGGCGTCAGCGGGAGGTGACCCACCTGCAGAAGGGGGCCCGGCACACACCGAACCCCCCGCGCAGGCGGCCGTGGGGGTGCCCGCTGCGGCCGGGGGTGCTCCGAGCCCGCCGAAGGGCACCTGCTGCGGGACTGGGCCGGGACGGAgccgccccccaccccgccaCCAGCGCGGCCGCCTCCCTTTATAGGGTTAAAaacctccttcctttcccctcccacgGGCCACCCACGCCAGCACCCACCCGAGCACGGAGCCGCTGCCCCACCGGACCCCCTGCACGAGCCGGCCGACCCACCCGCAACCCCCCCCCGGCAAACCCGCCGTGCCCGCGCCCCGCGCAAACCCACCGGCGAGTCGCGCAGAAAAGGAGCGAAACCGCCACGGTCCCCCCGGGCTGCCGCCGCTCCGCTCccttttgttttgcaggggaAGGCGGCCgccacccccgccccctccgacgccccccccgccgccccgccccgccgcaccGCGCGCGCGCCGCCGCCACCGCGAGGGGGCCCCCACCCCCCGCAGGGGTCTCTTCCATACCcctatttttgttgttgttgttgttattattattactactactactattgCTATTGTAATATTGTTATTATCGTTATTGTAATATTATTGttatactttattttattattatcatcataaTTTGGagggggtgatggggagggTCCATCCCCACCCCCTGGCTGCCCATGGGTCACCCAACGCCTCAGCCCCCGGGGGGCTCCCCTGGCCCGTGCCCACCAGGGGCCACAAGCCACCCGCGCTGCCAGGGAAGGGCAGCCCCCCCGGCAGGTCCCGTGGGTGATGCTGGCCCCAAATGGgggctcccagctgcagggctgcaccCCGGCACCGTTTGGGTTTTGCTGGGGTGGCCGGTTTGCCAGCCTCGGTGGGGCGGGGAACACCCAACACCCCCACGCAGCAGCCGTCACGGCCGAACCCGTCCCTGTGGCGTGGGCAGCCCCGCTCCACGCCTGTGTGCCCACGCCGCCTCGACCGGGCAGGCGGGTTCTACTGCTCCCCGGGGCCTGTGGTCTCAGACACCCCATTTCCATCCCTCTCCCCACCCGGGTGGCTGGGCCGGCTCGGCAGAGGGGTGCGAGCCAGACCTGGCTGCTCCCGTGGGACCTTGAACGCTCCATGGCGGCACAGCCGGGACCTTGTGCAAACTTGCCAGGCTGAGAAAACAGCCACCCTCCCACGCCCCGGTTTCTAAATATGACGGTGCCTCAGAAAAAGATTTGTCTGGGGAGAGAAGCAGCTGCCTGTGTCACGGTTGTGGGGCCGCATCCAtggggcacagggcaggaaaGGCCCTGCTGGCTTTGAGTATGGcagcaaaaatgcatttatagAAAGGGTTAAAAAACCATGAGGCTGGCAGAAGGGGAGTAACCTGTTGCAAAACAGCCCTGAAACCTTTTCCTCACTATGCCGGGGTTTGATGCAaagctggggcagcagcaggaggatgtGCTGCCGGCTTCGGGGGGGCCACACTGCAACAAACCCCAATTCAGAGTCCCCATGCCCGTTGTGTAATGCAGACAGATCctctttgtctctctcttttttttttttctcctcccttttgaACTCATTTTTCGTTCCAGCCAAAATCTCTGCCTGGCTTTTCCAGGGCAGCTCCATCTCCCACTGTGCCAGCTGCCCTTTTTCACCCTTTTCTGCGGCTTCCCATCGGTCTGCGAGTCACCAGCCCGGCCAGAGGACATCTCTCCTCCCCGGTGGCACATTTATCTCTGGCCGTGCTGATgccatggggacactggtggtGGCCGTAGCGGTGGCACCTGCCGTGGCTGACGTAAACCTACTGTGGATTAACCCCCCTAGGAGGCTCAGGGGATAAGCTGGATGCTGAGCCACCGGGCACTAAATAGGGTGCACGGCCCTGGGTCAATCTGTCCCCCCTCAAGAGCCATTTTTTCGAGCAGGGGGGGAGCCAGCAGCGGTTCCCAGGGAAACTGGGGAGGTGCTCGGGGGGGGGAAGTGGGGGGAAGTCTCCCTTGCTGCACCCCCAGTGCTGCGACAGAGGTGGCGATGCCAGAgctgtgggggtttttgggtGGGTGTGGGAAAAGTGGGGCAGCGATAAGTGGCAAGTGGCTGGGAGGTTGTGCTTCAGtttccccacagcagcagcggggagttcagctttctttttggGGGTCACCAGGGCATTGCTGTGCTGGGGGGAGAGGGCATAAGGAGCTTGCCAGCTGCTGGAGTTTGGCAGCTCTtgctggggaaaggcaggaaaaatccCTACCCTTTCCTAAAAGGCTTTGGAGGGCTGAAGCGACACATCCAGGCACGCAAGGACAGGCCAGGGCTGGGAAAGCAGCCTGGGTGGGGGAGAACTCAGTTCACATCTCCTTCACTAGGCcaacctttttatttaaatacccTTCCCGTCTCTGCTACCCTTACAGCCTTCTTTCCTGGTGCCTGGCGCCGCtggctccagcactgctgaAAGCTGACACTACATGGAGTCAGAGCTCCACGCCGGCGCCCCTCGGTAGCGTGCCAGAACACCCCAATCCAGCAGGGTACCCACTCCCCCATCACACCCGTGACCCCACATCATCCACCAGCACCTCGTCCAGCCGGGCCGCCCCGGCCAGGCAGTGTCCCACCACTGCCAGCACCTTCCCCAGGCGGCGGTCCAGCGCCCGCAGGTGGGGCTCGGCCAGGACGGGGGCCAGGGGGTCGGTGGCCAGCGCCTCCCGCAGCAGGTCGCTCAGGCGGTAGGGCTGGGtggccagcagctgcagccgcaGGTAGGTTGACTTCTTGATGCTGCGGAAGATGAGGAGGGAGAGGTCTCAACCTGGGGTCCCTCTTCCCAATGGCCATCCCCGGAGAGGGCGGTGGGAGCCCCTTacctgcagcactgctggaggGGGGCCAGGATGGACATTTCGTCACGTGAGTGTGTGCCAAAGCTgggggggagaaacctgccagTGGGTGTCAGGGCAGCATCACCCCGCAACTCAGAGCCCAGCGAGGGGCACATTTTTGGGCCACGGTTGGCGAGACCCATGGTCTCCCTCTTCCCCTTAGCTGGGATTGTTTCCCCCCCATCCTGCTTTACCCGCGGCCATTGTCCAGGTGGAGCAGGAAAGTGTCATTCCCAAATTTCTCAAAGGTCTCATAGTGGTGCCGGTCCATGTTGCCTGTGGTGGGGCAACAAATCAGCTGTTGGGTGGTGGCCCAGGAGGTGGGAATGGGGATGTGGAGCACCCTCCTGGTGCCACATTGAAAGCGAGAGGCTGGGGACAGCTCTAAGGTGCCCATCTGGTGGCCACAGCTGAGGAGGGCACCCAAGCTGCAACCACGGGGCCTCCAAGCCCCTTCTcatcccagcagcccccaaGCCACAGAGGGACAACAGCAGCAAATGGAGCAGAAGCAATGGCAAAGGCATGGCTGTGGTGGCTGGAGATGAGGAGATGGGAAGCTCTCCAAGTCAGAAGAGGGGGGACAGGGCGGAGAAGGAGAGGccccagggaggggagaggcagCATGAGCATCATCACTGGCCCTTGTTCCACAGGGGCTACACGTGGGAGCTTGATGGAAGACGCTTCCCGTGCCCGGGGTGTTTAGCTGGGATCTCCACAGCATCTCTCATCCTTTGGCTTCTGCCCAGGATATGTCAGAATGGCACAGATCTTGGCTTTCATTTTGGGTAAGAGCgcagctctctgcagcatgAGCGAAGGTTTGTCCAACAAACCTCGCCGTGTGTGGTACCATGGGACACAGAGCCCCATCCCAAGGAGCTCATGCAGCCCCCGGTGCCAACACAACGGGGCTTACCCATAAGGAAATCGAGGACTGTCAAGTCGATGAGGTCGAGCAGGCGATGGCCCCTGTTGTAGGGTGGCGTCTCTCGCACCTGGGCGCAGTAGTTGGGGTTCAGCTCCCACCTGCGGGCAGAAACCAAGGCGAGGGAAGGGGCCGTgagagcagctgtggggcagccccctcctgtcccacagCTCTACTCCCCTAcatccccattccccccatgtcccccttgTCCCAGCTCACTCAGCCTTCTTGCTCTTGTGGTAGGAGCGGCGCCAGGGGCTGCGCCAGGAGCGGCGCTTGGCCAACGTCTTGTCGGGCAGCAGGGCGGCCATGGAGCCCTCCAGCCGGTCCGGCTTGCCGCAGAGGGCATGCTCGGTGGAGCAGTAGTAGGAGCACTCCCCGTAGAAGCAGACATTGCCCGCTGCCGTGGGTACAAAGCAAAACGTTGATGAagagcaggagggcagccagcCTGGTACCCCCACGCAAGGTGGTCTGGCAGGCAGGAAAGGATGCTCCATGCACCATGGCCACATGCCACCAGCAAAGCAATGGCAAGGAAGGCCTTCAGGAGCAGAGCCCCACGTCAGGGGACTTGACGGGAGCTGGAGCAGTCCCCAAAGGGACATTTTGTCCTGGTGCatggggagccggggggggggcaGACAGCTCCAGGTGAGCTCCATATGGGTGGCCACAGGAGAGGATGGACAGCATGAAAGCTCACCTGGGGAGATGAAGAAAGTCTTGGCCAGTTTCTTGTCTGTGGTGATGTCACGAATCTCCTTTGTTATATTGACCAAACGACCAGAAACTGGGGGGATTCGCCGGAAATCCAGGATCCTGAAACACAGAACTTGGAACCATTTCTTGATGGCCTTGTCTGGTTTTCACAGCGAGTTATTAAAACTGCCATGAGGTGGAGGTATCCCTTAcaatgaggaggaagaggagagatgAAGGAGCAATTTCTCTGCCACTTCACTGTCACGGGAGGGCAGAGTTAGATGCAAACCTGCCACTCACCTGTCCAGATGGAAGGCTGCAATCTCCGCATTGTGCCGCTCAAAGTCCGAGAAGTAGAAAAAGTCAGCGGGGGTCTCCTGGTCCCGGGTCTGCCTGGGAGGAAAGGGGTAGGTGTGGGAAATGGCCACAGACAGGGTCAACCCGAGTGCAGGCTTTGCCCCAAACCAGCTCTTGCCTTGTGTCCCCAGTGCTACCAGACGTGTGGTCAGACCCAGTCACCTGCAGTTGCTCCAGGCTGGGTGGTGACGCCCCAAAACCCCAGCCAGGCCACCATGCACCCTCTGCTCCCAACCCAAGGGCTGGCAAACCCTCATGGACTGGTTAGTCCTCCATGGCCCTCCTGGACTATCTTCTTTCCACCACTGGAGGTCACTATCTCATCGCAAGCTGTAGCTAGCTTGCTGCAAGCACCACCAGGGAAGGCGACGGGAAGGGGACCATCCAGATCACCCCAATTTAGGGTGAGGGGTGCCAAAGTGAGGCAGCGCATGAAGCATTTTGCCGTTTCTCCCTCTGTGGTCTCCTCCGGCCGCTCCTCATCACCTAATGGGGCCGTACAGGTGGGATATGAGGTTGTGCCCAGCTCTACTCACTTCATGGGCTTGAAGAGGGCCTGCCCGTAATTCGGGAACGTCATGATGAGCTTGAGCTGGGTCCCACCAGTCTTCTGGACTGAAAGGGGGCACATGGGCATGAGGAAGGCAcgcagcaggcagcagggcagagatgcaggcagggttgcaggcagggaggtggtaCCCGAGCTGACGATCCTCTGCGTGGCCAAGTCCCGGAGGAGGACTGGCATCAGTGGGTCTCGGCGGGGATACAGCTCATAGCGGTTGATGCCAACGTGGAATTTGAGCCAGGCAGGGTAGGTGTCATAGGCTGTCTTCCCTGTCGGGAGGAGCGTCTCGGCTTTACTGCTGCTGACCCTGCAGCCCAACAGCCACCGCCACCCCAACAACAACGACAGGTTTAGTTGGGATGGGACAGGTCCCACAACCCCAGGCCCTTCCCAGGAGCTGGCGCATGGTGGGTGAGGCTGGGAGAAGGCCCAACACAAGCCCTGGTTGGTGGCAAAAGCCCCTGCCCCATGTGccttccctggggctgctggcaccTGGGCAGATCCCACCCGTGGCTGGGGAGACCCACTGGCATGGCTGGAGGAGGCTGGTGGCTTCCCTTGCAACCCCCACAGAAAAGCCCCAGGCTGATCCTGCTCCTCTCATCCatgcctttttcttccctgctggagcagctcatgTCGTTGTATTTCCCTAAGGGATTAGCTGCCAAGAATACAACTGGCTATACCCCCATCATGTGCTCGCTGGGGACACGTGTCCGTAAAACAGTGGTGGAGGAGTGGGGGCTTCCCAGCCATCCCCAGCCCTGACCTGAACTCCCACCCTTAATGTCCAGTTCCCCTTGGATGGTTTTATCACACACTATCCCTGTCTCTGTGCCTCTTGCAAACTTGCGGTCTGCTGGCATTCaaggggggctgctgggggtaTCTGCCCcactctgcagcagctcctacCATCACTGCAATGACACAGTCCAGCTCAGGACGTCTGTAACACAAATCCATGCCTCTCTCTCTAGGTAAATGCAAACTATGCCCCGATTTCATCAAACCAGACCCATCTCCCATGGTTATCTGTAGGTGACGTGGTCCTCAGAGCCAAGGCAAGTGCCTATTTGTCAAAATCAGCTCTTAAATCAGCTTTTATTCTGTACCATTTTTAGCAGTCACCACATTTGGAAGGTGTGCTTTCCATAAGGAAGCTGCTACGTGTTATTGATGCTGAAGCTTTTAATATCTTCCCTCCTAATTAGAGGTTAGTAGACCAGTGACAAAAATAGGCTGTCGGCAGCAGTGAGTTCACCATACGGCCAAGCTTAAAGAGGTCAGGCGGTGTCCTGCGAAATGCAGGACGGTAATGGTTTCATGGTTAGAGCTAACCTACACCTCCAGCATTTTGGGAGAAGAGATAAAACTGGTTAGAGATCTGGAGTGAGGACTTCCTCATATGTATATTTAGAGAGATCAAAGGCTAGAGCCTGCattggggaaggaaaggagatgaGGAGATGACTTAAAAGATATCCTATGCAGTACTATGAATAAATCAAGAGTGTCCTTTGGCTTTGTCATGTTCTACAGGCTCCCAGGTAGCAGCCCAGAAATTCAGGGCTAAGGGAGGATTTGAGGCACAAGAAGAGCACCCGCAGCAATTCAGGTGCCTCTGAGGTAGGATGCCGGTCTACACAGGGAAACAATGTATTTGGTCCCTGCAACTAGTCCCCTCAAACCCACATATCCCCCAAAAGCAAGCCAGGGCTGAGTTTGCTCCTCACCATTCGTCACTCTCGCTGCTGCGCAGGCTGAACTTCTCCATGGGGTTGACAACAAACAACTTGTCTTTCTCTGTCACCTCTGGGATTGGGATGTTGTAAAGAGGATGCTTGAAGAGTGACGCCAGCTTTGATCCCTTAGTCTTTCCCAGACTCCCATctctgtgctggagctgggccCCCAGCTCTCCGTCCCTTGCTTGtggccctgctccctgcagctgggagcttTTCTCCAAGGAGCCGTTGCTGCCACTGAAATCCTGAAGGATTCTCAGGCTCAGCTTTTTGGAGCCAGCAAGCACAGTGCTGCCTGATGGGATCTCTGAGCCTTTCGGTGCTTTTGCATCGC from Caloenas nicobarica isolate bCalNic1 chromosome 1, bCalNic1.hap1, whole genome shotgun sequence includes the following:
- the LOC135996436 gene encoding extracellular serine/threonine protein kinase FAM20C-like: MRCRLQTLFRRKCKASLLFLLLLALLVHLAMDLSLPTARRPCGCDAKAPKGSEIPSGSTVLAGSKKLSLRILQDFSGSNGSLEKSSQLQGAGPQARDGELGAQLQHRDGSLGKTKGSKLASLFKHPLYNIPIPEVTEKDKLFVVNPMEKFSLRSSESDEWVSSSKAETLLPTGKTAYDTYPAWLKFHVGINRYELYPRRDPLMPVLLRDLATQRIVSSVQKTGGTQLKLIMTFPNYGQALFKPMKQTRDQETPADFFYFSDFERHNAEIAAFHLDRILDFRRIPPVSGRLVNITKEIRDITTDKKLAKTFFISPAGNVCFYGECSYYCSTEHALCGKPDRLEGSMAALLPDKTLAKRRSWRSPWRRSYHKSKKAEWELNPNYCAQVRETPPYNRGHRLLDLIDLTVLDFLMGNMDRHHYETFEKFGNDTFLLHLDNGRGFGTHSRDEMSILAPLQQCCSIKKSTYLRLQLLATQPYRLSDLLREALATDPLAPVLAEPHLRALDRRLGKVLAVVGHCLAGAARLDEVLVDDVGSRV